The Methylomicrobium lacus LW14 genome window below encodes:
- a CDS encoding bifunctional diguanylate cyclase/phosphodiesterase, producing MSNAPFFVSLRWKLSLLFGGVFLLMHSLFSYFAYQHATEDFEAKLRNEHTSHIDMARALTEDSFLMLEQLAEMLPLVGEPPPLDKNRPPVSLTTLDEKWSQWQLSWGIENIVLFDASAAKVKSWGSSTLPDPASASKALSSEMPEHRIVCPDTCFQQVVVPVIGKTQSVGAYGVTRSFADIMIKYRGATGSDIGILFPDDALRDAPGHPWPYRLAGLTLLDNNKKLYAHIAQHVSLTQLLKHNQTIYLQGATFEVGLAPVRDNTKHTPLFLFIEDISHLDKRLHEDIQKIWLYGVISLLGSLLLLPVLLHYTLSRVSVLSKALPLLAGHQYQQFRERIAGKNSTTSDFDELDQLHQTALTLARHLEALEQEVRINTLKLIEKSRELATERDFVRQLIDTAPIIILTQKLNGIILTINQTGTQELGREERSLKGKIFDLLIPESEWSHHKKLSQLRAGEITGQLQIEGQLISETGKTHSISWLHTLFNPSNNPDEAVILTIGVDNSERTLYEQKILTMSINDPVTGLPGHQQFRDELAVALASARRYDHQLAVFLFDVDHYQEIMDTHGQRAGEMVLAWVARRLKDDLRADDRLSRIHDNIFALLVSHVKTDNLADIALKLDRTVKASPFHYAGASYPLAAHIGISVYPEHGLTPNDLYANADAARLQAKLAGPGSFHCCQLSTEGRLKIKRMLSSRQRLEQAIAQDQFVLQYQPVRHGKSAELHHHECLLRLPQDDGPLLLPETFLQHAEELGLAGKIDRIALKKALLTLRDAERQDKDCRLSLNLSGKILQDAGFYDDATYLFDLYGISPAKIIFEIPEAATEAHYAQAEVLIEQFKTLGCGVALDNFGVSFSSFYYLKHLPIDYVKIGGALIRQIDQNQDDLMFVKALAGVAHTFGKLTVAKCVENDGVLKTLKALNIDLVQGDLIGKPESRI from the coding sequence ATGTCGAACGCGCCCTTTTTTGTCAGTCTACGCTGGAAACTTTCTCTGCTGTTCGGCGGCGTGTTTCTGCTGATGCACAGCCTATTCTCCTATTTCGCCTATCAGCATGCGACCGAAGATTTCGAAGCCAAACTCCGCAACGAACACACCAGCCATATCGACATGGCGAGAGCCCTGACCGAAGATTCGTTTCTAATGCTCGAGCAACTTGCGGAAATGCTGCCTCTGGTAGGAGAGCCGCCTCCCCTCGACAAAAACCGCCCCCCTGTCTCGTTGACGACACTCGATGAAAAGTGGTCACAATGGCAACTGAGCTGGGGCATCGAGAATATCGTTTTGTTTGATGCCAGCGCCGCCAAGGTCAAGTCCTGGGGAAGCTCAACGCTTCCCGACCCTGCATCCGCCAGCAAGGCATTAAGTTCCGAAATGCCGGAGCACCGTATCGTTTGTCCGGACACTTGCTTTCAGCAAGTCGTCGTGCCGGTCATCGGCAAAACCCAATCTGTCGGCGCCTACGGCGTCACCCGTTCGTTTGCCGACATCATGATCAAATACCGTGGGGCGACCGGTTCCGACATCGGCATTCTATTCCCGGATGACGCGTTGCGAGACGCACCGGGCCATCCCTGGCCCTATCGACTAGCGGGACTAACGTTACTCGATAACAACAAAAAGCTGTACGCGCATATCGCCCAGCATGTTTCTCTAACCCAGTTACTCAAACACAATCAAACGATCTATCTGCAAGGGGCCACCTTTGAAGTCGGTCTCGCGCCTGTCCGGGACAATACCAAACACACACCGTTGTTTTTGTTTATCGAGGACATCAGCCACCTTGACAAGCGCCTGCACGAGGATATCCAAAAAATCTGGTTATACGGCGTGATCAGCCTGCTGGGTTCTCTACTGCTGCTGCCGGTTCTGCTGCATTACACCCTGTCGCGCGTGTCCGTGCTTTCCAAAGCGCTGCCGCTGCTGGCCGGACATCAGTATCAACAGTTCCGCGAACGCATCGCCGGCAAAAACTCAACGACGTCCGATTTCGACGAACTGGACCAATTGCATCAAACCGCGCTGACCCTGGCCCGGCACCTGGAAGCGCTGGAACAGGAAGTGCGGATCAATACCTTGAAATTGATCGAAAAAAGCCGGGAACTGGCGACCGAGCGCGATTTCGTCCGGCAATTGATCGATACCGCGCCGATCATCATCCTGACGCAAAAATTGAACGGCATCATCCTGACGATCAATCAGACGGGGACGCAGGAACTGGGCCGGGAAGAACGCTCGCTCAAGGGTAAAATCTTCGATCTCTTGATTCCGGAATCCGAATGGTCGCATCATAAAAAGCTCAGCCAGCTCAGAGCGGGAGAAATCACCGGCCAATTGCAGATCGAGGGGCAACTGATTTCAGAAACCGGCAAAACCCACAGCATTTCCTGGCTGCATACGCTGTTCAATCCGTCAAATAACCCGGATGAAGCGGTGATCCTGACCATCGGCGTCGATAACAGCGAACGCACGCTGTATGAGCAGAAAATTCTGACCATGTCGATCAATGACCCGGTCACCGGCCTCCCCGGCCATCAGCAATTCCGCGACGAACTGGCTGTCGCGCTGGCCTCGGCCCGGCGCTACGATCATCAGCTCGCGGTGTTCCTGTTTGACGTGGATCACTATCAGGAAATCATGGACACCCACGGCCAGCGGGCCGGCGAAATGGTGCTGGCCTGGGTCGCCCGCCGGCTGAAAGACGATTTGCGCGCTGACGATAGGCTCAGCCGCATCCACGACAACATCTTCGCGCTGCTGGTTTCCCATGTCAAAACCGATAATCTTGCCGATATTGCGCTTAAGCTCGATCGAACTGTCAAGGCATCGCCCTTCCATTATGCCGGAGCGAGCTATCCGCTCGCCGCGCATATCGGCATCTCGGTGTATCCCGAGCATGGACTGACGCCGAACGACCTGTACGCGAATGCGGATGCGGCGCGGCTACAGGCCAAGCTCGCAGGCCCCGGCAGTTTTCATTGCTGCCAACTGAGCACGGAGGGCCGGCTCAAGATCAAGCGCATGCTGAGCTCTAGGCAACGGCTCGAACAGGCAATCGCTCAGGATCAATTCGTGCTGCAATATCAGCCGGTGCGGCACGGCAAATCGGCCGAACTGCATCACCACGAATGCCTGTTGCGCCTGCCGCAAGACGACGGCCCCTTGCTGCTGCCGGAGACTTTCCTCCAGCATGCCGAAGAACTCGGGCTGGCCGGAAAGATTGACCGCATCGCCCTCAAAAAAGCGCTGCTGACCCTGCGCGATGCCGAACGGCAGGACAAAGATTGCCGTTTGTCGCTAAACCTTAGCGGCAAGATTTTACAAGACGCCGGTTTTTACGATGATGCGACCTATTTGTTCGACCTCTACGGCATCAGCCCCGCCAAAATCATTTTCGAGATTCCCGAAGCCGCCACCGAAGCGCATTATGCGCAGGCGGAAGTATTGATCGAGCAATTCAAGACACTGGGCTGCGGCGTCGCCCTGGATAATTTCGGCGTCAGCTTTTCGTCCTTTTACTACCTGAAGCATCTGCCGATCGATTACGTAAAGATCGGCGGCGCGCTGATCCGGCAAATCGATCAAAACCAGGACGATCTGATGTTTGTGAAAGCCTTGGCCGGCGTCGCCCACACCTTCGGCAAACTCACGGTAGCGAAATGCGTCGAAAATGACGGCGTGCTGAAAACGCTCAAAGCGCTGAACATCGATCTGGTTCAAGGCGACCTGATCGGCAAGCCCGAATCCCGAATCTAA
- a CDS encoding DUF302 domain-containing protein, producing MLYYQVETRKPYEEVLDELKSAIAENNFRITAHSRVGKVIRERGDKDFPDFDTIQFCNLTHARTMLLIAPEAIKYMPCNVVMHQRNGKTIVRTHLLPTDSDNPELNRFFGTMNEKLKAIVDFAVEE from the coding sequence GTGCTCTATTATCAGGTCGAAACCCGGAAGCCTTATGAGGAGGTGCTCGACGAGCTGAAAAGTGCGATCGCGGAAAACAATTTCAGGATAACAGCACACAGCCGTGTCGGTAAAGTGATCCGCGAGCGCGGCGACAAAGATTTTCCGGATTTCGACACGATCCAGTTCTGCAATCTGACCCATGCCCGGACGATGCTGTTGATCGCGCCGGAAGCGATCAAATATATGCCGTGCAACGTGGTGATGCATCAGCGTAACGGCAAGACGATCGTCAGAACCCATTTGTTGCCGACCGATTCGGACAATCCCGAATTGAACCGATTTTTCGGGACGATGAACGAAAAACTGAAAGCGATCGTCGATTTTGCGGTCGAGGAATAG
- the mobA gene encoding molybdenum cofactor guanylyltransferase MobA: MKAQTTVAGVILAGGLARRMNHQDKGLILYHGRPLVCYAIDALAGAVPEIIINANRNLERYREFGPPVVPDQSASFDGPLAGILTAMRHTEAEVLVVLPCDSPLIQPEHVQKLLAARAECDADIAVAHDGERLHPVCLALKTRLKDSLQAYLAGGERRIDRWLEQHRLVQADFSATPNIFINLNTMTELTALEEQSER, translated from the coding sequence ATGAAAGCTCAAACAACAGTGGCCGGCGTAATCCTGGCCGGCGGTCTGGCGCGGCGGATGAACCACCAGGACAAAGGCCTGATTCTGTACCACGGCCGCCCGTTGGTCTGTTATGCGATCGACGCGCTGGCCGGCGCGGTGCCCGAAATCATCATCAACGCGAACCGCAATCTCGAACGCTACCGCGAGTTCGGCCCGCCGGTCGTGCCGGATCAAAGCGCCAGCTTCGACGGCCCCTTGGCCGGCATCCTGACCGCGATGCGGCATACCGAGGCCGAAGTCTTGGTCGTGTTGCCCTGCGACTCGCCCTTGATCCAACCCGAGCATGTGCAGAAACTGCTCGCGGCGCGCGCCGAATGCGATGCGGATATCGCCGTAGCGCACGACGGCGAGCGTCTGCACCCGGTTTGCCTCGCACTGAAGACCCGTTTAAAAGACAGCCTGCAAGCCTATCTGGCCGGCGGCGAACGCCGGATCGACCGCTGGCTCGAACAACATCGACTCGTGCAGGCCGATTTCAGCGCGACGCCGAACATCTTCATCAACCTGAATACGATGACCGAACTGACCGCCCTCGAGGAGCAAAGTGAACGCTAA
- a CDS encoding pyridoxal phosphate-dependent aminotransferase, producing MNAKAAPPNMTPLANPGISRRLAAVQAPIIPVVGAWTRNNPGTLSLGQGMVAYPPPASALAAIRDFGQQTEQHLYGSAFGHPALLALIREKLRHENRIDTAAGVDVMVTAGSNMAFLNALLAIADPGDEIILPLPYYFNQEMAVRMLGCTPVGVPTDSAYQLDLSRLRAAISAKTRAIVTISPNNPSGAVYPEAALRAVNALCRDFGLYHISDEAYEYFTYGEARHFSPGSIPGAERHTLSLYSLSKAYGFASWRIGYMVYPETLTPTLLKVQDTNLICPPLISQIAAAGALEIGAEYCKLQLPELAKKRAQVISRLQALKGLCEIPEPEGAFYLLLKIHTGKNDLELAKILIDDFKVAAIPGSAFGLTDGCYLRISYGMLDQAQLDAALERLVNGIVRFAG from the coding sequence GTGAACGCTAAAGCCGCGCCGCCCAACATGACCCCACTCGCAAACCCAGGCATCAGCCGGCGCCTCGCCGCGGTGCAGGCGCCGATCATACCGGTCGTCGGCGCCTGGACCCGCAATAACCCCGGCACGCTCTCGCTCGGCCAAGGCATGGTGGCCTATCCGCCGCCCGCCTCCGCCCTGGCCGCAATCCGCGATTTCGGCCAGCAAACGGAGCAGCACCTTTATGGCTCGGCCTTCGGCCATCCCGCACTGTTGGCATTGATACGGGAAAAACTGCGCCATGAAAACCGCATCGATACGGCCGCCGGCGTCGATGTGATGGTTACCGCCGGCTCGAACATGGCGTTTTTGAATGCCCTGCTCGCGATCGCCGATCCCGGCGACGAGATCATCCTGCCGTTGCCCTATTATTTCAACCAGGAAATGGCGGTCCGCATGCTGGGCTGCACGCCGGTCGGCGTACCGACCGACAGCGCCTATCAACTGGATCTTTCCCGCCTGCGCGCCGCGATCAGCGCAAAGACCCGCGCGATCGTGACCATTTCGCCGAATAACCCGAGCGGCGCGGTCTACCCCGAAGCCGCGCTGCGCGCGGTCAACGCGCTCTGCCGCGACTTCGGCCTGTACCATATCAGCGACGAGGCCTACGAATATTTCACCTACGGCGAAGCCCGGCATTTCTCGCCCGGCTCGATTCCTGGCGCGGAACGGCACACCCTTTCGCTCTATTCGCTGTCGAAAGCCTACGGCTTTGCCAGCTGGCGCATCGGCTACATGGTCTACCCGGAGACGCTGACGCCCACGCTGCTGAAAGTCCAGGACACCAACCTGATCTGCCCGCCGCTGATCAGCCAGATTGCCGCCGCCGGCGCCCTAGAAATCGGCGCCGAATATTGCAAACTCCAGTTGCCGGAACTGGCAAAAAAACGCGCGCAGGTGATCAGCCGATTGCAGGCGCTAAAGGGTCTCTGCGAAATTCCGGAACCTGAAGGCGCTTTCTACCTGCTGCTAAAAATCCACACCGGTAAAAACGACCTGGAACTGGCCAAAATATTGATCGACGATTTCAAAGTCGCCGCGATTCCGGGCAGCGCCTTTGGATTGACCGACGGCTGTTATTTACGCATCTCGTATGGCATGCTCGATCAAGCGCAACTCGATGCCGCCCTGGAACGACTGGTGAACGGGATCGTCCGATTCGCCGGCTAA
- a CDS encoding formate dehydrogenase subunit gamma codes for MRESGAIDTIVQDIIASLKDLPGALLPILHGIQDKLGYIPAETVPAIAKALNLSRAEVHGVISFYHYFRETPPGKTTVHLCRAESCQAKGAKALEAHVKNKLGIDYHETTADGAFSLEPVYCLGLCSVSPSMQIGEELYGHSSAELFDSIINAEEASA; via the coding sequence ATGAGAGAATCCGGCGCTATCGACACTATAGTGCAAGACATCATTGCCAGTCTGAAAGACCTGCCCGGCGCGCTGTTGCCGATCCTGCACGGGATCCAGGACAAGCTCGGCTACATTCCGGCCGAAACCGTTCCCGCCATCGCCAAGGCGCTGAATCTTTCCCGCGCCGAAGTGCACGGCGTGATCAGTTTTTACCATTATTTTCGCGAAACGCCGCCCGGCAAGACCACGGTGCATCTCTGTCGTGCCGAATCGTGTCAGGCGAAGGGCGCTAAAGCCCTGGAAGCGCATGTCAAAAACAAGCTGGGCATCGACTATCACGAAACGACCGCAGACGGCGCTTTTTCTCTCGAACCGGTTTATTGCCTCGGCTTGTGCTCCGTATCGCCGTCGATGCAGATCGGCGAAGAACTTTACGGCCACTCCAGCGCCGAATTATTCGACAGCATCATCAATGCAGAGGAGGCTTCGGCATGA
- a CDS encoding formate dehydrogenase beta subunit translates to MTHTVYIPGDAAAVALGADRVAAAVKQEAEKRGIKIKLVRNGSRGLHWLEPLLEVGTPNGRIAYGPVQVKDVASLFDANFVTGGKHALSLGLIEELPYLKKQQRLTFQRIGITDPVSLDDYIAHDGYRGLKNALGMTGADIVKHVTDSGLRGRGGAAFPTGIKWNTVLNTPSEQKYIICNADEGDSGTFSDRMVMEGDPFVLIEGMTIAGIAVGATQGYIYLRVEYPHAHKALNAALQKAYAAGYLGGNILGSGKKFDLEVRLGAGAYICGEETSLMESLEGKRGLVRFKPPLPAISGLFGKPTIVNNVISLASVPIILDKGGEFYRDYGMGRSRGTLPLQLAGNIKYPGLVEIAFGMTLRELLYDYGGGSASGRPIKAVQVGGPLGAYMPESQFDTPLDYEAFAAIWAVLGHGGVVAFDDTVDMADMARYSMEFCKIESCGKCTPCRIGSTRGVEVITDIIEGRDLAKNVPLLRDLCNTLLNGSLCALGGMTPYPVLSALNHFPEDFGIAGQADAA, encoded by the coding sequence ATGACCCATACCGTTTATATTCCGGGCGATGCGGCCGCCGTGGCATTGGGCGCCGATCGCGTCGCGGCCGCCGTCAAGCAGGAAGCCGAAAAACGCGGCATAAAAATCAAATTGGTCCGCAACGGTTCGCGCGGCTTGCACTGGTTGGAGCCCCTGCTCGAAGTCGGGACGCCGAACGGCCGCATCGCTTACGGCCCCGTTCAGGTCAAGGACGTTGCCAGCCTGTTCGACGCGAATTTTGTGACCGGCGGCAAGCATGCCTTGTCGTTGGGCCTGATCGAAGAACTGCCCTATCTGAAGAAACAGCAGCGCCTGACCTTTCAGCGCATCGGCATCACCGATCCTGTCAGCCTCGACGATTACATCGCCCACGACGGCTATCGCGGCCTGAAAAATGCGTTGGGGATGACCGGCGCAGACATCGTCAAGCACGTCACCGACTCGGGCCTCAGAGGCCGCGGCGGCGCGGCGTTCCCGACCGGCATCAAATGGAATACGGTGCTGAACACGCCGTCGGAGCAAAAATATATCATCTGCAACGCCGACGAAGGCGACTCCGGCACCTTCTCCGACCGGATGGTGATGGAAGGCGATCCGTTCGTGCTGATCGAAGGCATGACGATTGCCGGCATCGCGGTCGGCGCGACGCAAGGTTACATCTATCTGCGCGTCGAATATCCGCACGCGCATAAGGCGCTGAATGCGGCGCTCCAAAAGGCTTACGCGGCAGGTTACCTCGGCGGCAACATTCTCGGCAGCGGCAAGAAATTCGATCTGGAAGTCCGCCTCGGCGCCGGTGCCTATATCTGCGGCGAGGAAACGTCCTTGATGGAAAGCCTCGAAGGCAAACGCGGCTTGGTCCGCTTCAAGCCGCCGCTGCCCGCGATCAGCGGCCTATTCGGCAAGCCGACGATCGTGAACAACGTGATCTCGCTCGCTTCGGTGCCGATCATCCTGGACAAGGGCGGCGAATTCTACCGCGATTACGGCATGGGCCGTTCGCGCGGTACGCTGCCCTTGCAACTGGCCGGCAACATCAAATATCCGGGCCTGGTCGAAATTGCGTTCGGCATGACACTGCGCGAATTGCTCTACGACTACGGCGGCGGTTCGGCGAGCGGCCGGCCGATCAAGGCGGTGCAGGTCGGCGGCCCCTTGGGCGCTTACATGCCCGAATCGCAGTTCGATACCCCGCTCGATTACGAAGCCTTCGCGGCGATCTGGGCCGTGCTCGGCCACGGCGGCGTGGTCGCGTTCGACGACACGGTCGATATGGCCGACATGGCGCGCTACAGCATGGAGTTCTGCAAGATCGAATCCTGCGGCAAATGTACGCCATGCCGTATCGGTTCGACCCGCGGCGTCGAAGTGATCACCGACATCATCGAAGGGCGCGATCTCGCGAAAAACGTGCCGCTGCTGCGCGATCTTTGCAATACGCTGCTGAACGGCTCCCTGTGCGCTTTGGGCGGCATGACGCCCTATCCGGTACTCAGCGCACTGAACCATTTCCCGGAAGATTTCGGCATCGCCGGCCAAGCCGACGCGGCCTGA
- the fdhF gene encoding formate dehydrogenase subunit alpha, translating into MSLDKEKDFGTPARPSEQLVNLEIDGFQVTAPAGTSVLRAAASIGIDIPKLCATDSLEPFGSCRLCVVEIKGARGMPASCTTPVGEGMVVTTQNKKLADVRRGVMELYISDHPLDCLTCAANGDCELQDMAGAVGLREVRYNPLGENHLNSVKDQSNPYFTFDPSKCIVCSRCVRACEETQGTFALTIDGRGFDSKVSPSQNQAFMDSECVSCGACVQACPTATLIEKSVIEQGTPEHAIVTTCAYCGVGCSFRAEMKGDQVIRMVPHKDGKANHGHSCVKGRFAFGYATHKDRITQPMIRKSIKDHWQEVSWEEAINYAASELKRIQAKYGRDSIGGITSSRCTNEETYLVQKLIRAGFGNNNVDTCARVCHSPTGYGLKQTFGESSGTQNFDSVMKADVIMVIGANPTDGHPVFGSQMKKRLRQGAKLIVVDPREIDLVKSPHVKASHHLKLRPGTNVALINALAHVIVTEGFIDEAFVDGRCDLESFNKWRRFISDERHAPEAVEAVTGVPAGEIRAAARLYASAGNGAIYYGLGVTEHSQGSTTVIGIANLAMATGNLGREGVGVNPLRGQNNVQGSCDMGSFPHEFPGYRHVSDDATRHLFEQNWGVTLQGEPGLRIPNMFDAASDGSFMGLYVEGEDIAQSDPDIQHVHHALRSMECVIVQDLFLNETAKFAHVFLPGSSFLEKSGTFTNAERRISPVRKVMAPLGGYEDWEVTQMLSNAIGYPMNYSHPSEIMDEIARLTPTFAGVSYEKIDRLGSIQWPCNTEAPEGTPTMHEQHFMRDNGKGLFMLTEYVATHERTTRMFPLILTTGRILSQYNVGAQTRRTDNVAWHAEDRLEIHPHDAEDRGLKNGDWVGIKSRAGETVLRALITDRVQPGVVYTTFHFPESGANVITTDNSDWATNCPEYKVTAVQVAKVSHTSEWQQNYQAFSEEQLEFLAKE; encoded by the coding sequence ATGTCGCTCGATAAAGAAAAAGATTTTGGCACCCCCGCCAGACCATCCGAACAACTCGTCAATCTGGAAATTGACGGCTTTCAGGTAACCGCGCCGGCCGGGACTTCGGTATTGCGCGCGGCGGCCAGCATCGGCATCGATATTCCGAAGCTGTGCGCGACCGACAGCCTCGAACCGTTCGGTTCGTGCCGCTTGTGCGTGGTCGAAATCAAGGGCGCGCGCGGCATGCCGGCATCCTGCACCACGCCGGTCGGCGAAGGCATGGTGGTCACGACCCAGAATAAAAAACTGGCCGACGTGCGCCGCGGCGTGATGGAATTGTATATCTCGGACCACCCTCTCGACTGCTTGACCTGCGCCGCCAACGGCGACTGCGAACTGCAAGACATGGCCGGCGCAGTGGGCCTGCGCGAAGTGCGCTACAATCCGCTCGGCGAAAACCACCTGAATTCGGTCAAGGACCAAAGCAACCCTTATTTCACTTTCGATCCGAGCAAATGCATCGTCTGCTCGCGCTGCGTGCGCGCCTGTGAAGAAACGCAAGGCACGTTCGCGTTGACGATCGACGGCCGCGGCTTCGACTCGAAAGTCTCGCCGAGCCAGAACCAGGCGTTCATGGATTCCGAATGCGTGTCCTGCGGCGCCTGCGTCCAGGCCTGCCCTACCGCGACGCTAATCGAAAAATCGGTGATCGAGCAAGGTACACCCGAGCATGCGATCGTGACGACCTGCGCCTACTGCGGCGTCGGCTGTTCGTTCCGCGCCGAGATGAAGGGCGACCAGGTCATCCGGATGGTGCCGCACAAGGACGGCAAGGCCAACCACGGTCATTCCTGCGTGAAAGGCCGGTTCGCGTTCGGTTATGCGACGCACAAGGACCGCATCACCCAACCGATGATCCGCAAGAGCATCAAGGACCACTGGCAGGAAGTCAGCTGGGAGGAAGCGATCAATTATGCGGCCTCCGAACTGAAACGGATTCAGGCCAAATACGGCCGCGACTCGATCGGCGGCATCACCTCGTCGCGCTGCACGAACGAAGAAACCTATCTGGTGCAGAAACTGATCCGCGCCGGCTTCGGCAACAATAACGTCGACACCTGCGCGCGCGTCTGCCACTCGCCGACCGGCTACGGCCTCAAACAAACCTTCGGCGAATCGTCCGGCACCCAGAATTTCGACTCGGTCATGAAGGCCGACGTGATCATGGTGATCGGCGCTAACCCGACCGACGGCCATCCGGTCTTCGGCTCGCAGATGAAAAAACGCCTGCGCCAAGGCGCCAAGCTGATCGTAGTCGATCCGCGCGAGATCGATCTGGTCAAATCGCCGCATGTGAAGGCTTCGCACCATTTGAAATTGCGTCCCGGCACCAACGTCGCGCTGATCAATGCGCTCGCGCATGTCATAGTCACCGAGGGCTTCATCGACGAAGCGTTTGTCGACGGCCGCTGCGATCTCGAATCGTTCAACAAATGGCGCCGCTTCATTTCCGACGAACGCCATGCGCCGGAAGCGGTCGAGGCGGTGACCGGCGTTCCGGCCGGCGAAATCCGCGCCGCGGCTCGCCTTTATGCGAGCGCCGGCAATGGCGCGATCTATTACGGCCTCGGCGTCACCGAACACAGCCAGGGTTCGACCACGGTCATCGGCATCGCGAACCTCGCGATGGCGACAGGCAATCTGGGCCGCGAAGGCGTCGGCGTGAACCCATTGCGCGGCCAGAACAACGTGCAAGGTTCCTGCGACATGGGCTCGTTCCCGCATGAATTCCCCGGCTACCGCCATGTGTCGGACGATGCGACCCGCCATCTGTTCGAACAGAACTGGGGCGTCACACTGCAAGGCGAACCCGGTCTGCGCATTCCGAACATGTTCGATGCGGCGTCCGACGGCAGCTTCATGGGCTTGTATGTCGAAGGCGAAGACATTGCGCAATCCGATCCGGACATCCAGCATGTCCATCACGCCTTGCGTTCGATGGAATGCGTGATCGTGCAGGATTTGTTCCTGAACGAAACCGCGAAATTCGCGCACGTGTTCCTGCCCGGCTCGTCTTTCCTCGAAAAAAGCGGCACCTTCACGAATGCCGAACGCCGGATTTCACCGGTGCGCAAGGTAATGGCGCCACTCGGCGGCTACGAAGACTGGGAAGTCACCCAGATGCTGTCCAATGCGATCGGCTATCCGATGAATTACAGCCATCCTTCCGAGATCATGGACGAAATCGCAAGACTGACCCCGACCTTTGCCGGCGTCAGCTATGAAAAGATCGATCGTCTCGGCAGCATCCAGTGGCCATGCAACACAGAGGCACCGGAAGGCACGCCGACGATGCACGAACAGCACTTCATGCGCGACAACGGCAAGGGCCTGTTCATGCTGACCGAATATGTCGCGACGCACGAACGCACGACCCGGATGTTCCCGCTGATTCTGACCACCGGCCGAATTTTGTCGCAATACAATGTCGGCGCGCAAACCCGCCGTACCGACAACGTCGCCTGGCATGCCGAAGACCGGCTCGAAATCCATCCGCATGATGCCGAAGACAGAGGCCTCAAGAATGGCGACTGGGTCGGCATCAAGAGCCGCGCCGGCGAGACCGTGCTGCGGGCGTTGATCACCGACCGGGTGCAACCGGGCGTCGTTTACACGACCTTCCACTTCCCGGAATCCGGCGCCAACGTGATCACGACCGACAATTCGGACTGGGCGACCAACTGCCCGGAATACAAGGTCACCGCGGTGCAGGTCGCCAAAGTCAGCCACACCTCGGAATGGCAGCAAAACTATCAGGCATTTTCCGAAGAACAACTGGAATTCCTCGCCAAGGAATAA
- the fdhD gene encoding formate dehydrogenase accessory sulfurtransferase FdhD yields MANVVMQPLSPELGWPSYQLGRVERWRGQQHSIQQDYIAEEVPVSLVYNGEPHVVMLMTPANIEDFALGFSITEGIIQEPSELLSVHVYNRSNGIEARIKIPEARFAKMAGKGRNMTGRTGCGLCGATTLQQAVRDAKHVCGNLQLPAAELFAALNEIREQQKLNQLTGAVHAAAWIVPGQGIQCVREDVGRHNALDKLIGLLLRLGKNPAGGFLIMTSRASYELVQKAASVGVTLLAAMSAPTGLAIRLAEESGITLVGFARDDQHVVYSHPERLTHLTYPTLIT; encoded by the coding sequence ATGGCCAATGTCGTAATGCAGCCGCTCTCACCCGAACTGGGCTGGCCAAGCTACCAGCTTGGCCGGGTCGAGCGCTGGCGTGGGCAGCAGCACAGCATCCAGCAGGACTATATTGCCGAAGAGGTGCCGGTTTCGCTGGTCTATAACGGCGAACCGCATGTGGTGATGCTGATGACGCCGGCCAACATCGAGGATTTCGCGCTCGGCTTCAGCATCACCGAAGGCATCATTCAGGAACCTTCCGAACTGCTGTCGGTGCATGTGTATAACCGCTCGAACGGCATCGAAGCGCGCATCAAGATTCCCGAAGCGCGTTTTGCAAAGATGGCAGGCAAAGGCCGTAATATGACCGGCCGCACCGGCTGTGGGCTGTGCGGCGCGACAACCCTGCAACAAGCCGTGCGCGATGCCAAACACGTCTGCGGCAATTTGCAACTGCCGGCTGCAGAACTATTCGCGGCGCTGAACGAAATTCGAGAGCAACAAAAACTGAATCAATTGACCGGCGCGGTACATGCAGCCGCGTGGATCGTACCGGGACAAGGCATTCAATGCGTCCGCGAAGATGTCGGCCGCCACAATGCGCTCGACAAACTGATCGGCTTGTTATTGCGGCTTGGCAAGAATCCGGCCGGAGGCTTCCTGATCATGACCAGCCGCGCCAGTTACGAACTGGTGCAAAAAGCGGCCAGCGTCGGCGTTACCCTGTTGGCCGCGATGTCCGCTCCGACCGGATTGGCGATCCGTCTGGCCGAAGAATCCGGCATTACACTGGTCGGCTTCGCCCGCGACGACCAGCATGTCGTCTACAGCCATCCGGAGCGCCTGACCCACCTTACCTATCCGACTCTGATTACCTGA